A region of Chitinophaga horti DNA encodes the following proteins:
- a CDS encoding cellulase family glycosylhydrolase, which produces MLRRLLCGFTLAALMTQYTQAQGFLKTAGTRIVNEKNENVLLRGIGLGGWMLQEGYMLRVTGNGQQQYRIRERMKELTGEQKTQQFYNAWLANHTTRADIDSMKAWGFNSVRLPMHYNLYMLDLVVESAADPVFRQKGFDMTDSLLAWCKANNMYLILDLHAAPGGQGNDLNISDRDPSKPSLWQDRSLQERTIALWKKLAARYKDEPWIGGYDIINEPNWGFEDPENDKNGLKEKTNAPLRKLMMEITQAIRSVDKRHIIIIEGNGWGNNYNGIFPPWDNNMVLSYHKYWNYNDDASIAHIIKARDQYNIPVWLGETGENSNVWFTEAIRLLERNNIGWAWWPLKKLGHNNPLEIPMNDNYQRILDYWSGKAAAPSAEAAFAGMMQLASDANIRNNILHRDVIDAMIRQPFSPTAIPFKEHLLQERLVINAIDYDLGPNGVAYYDLDTANYRISNPALQGGNSGRSYRNDGVDISGSEVVNFEAGEWLQYTFTVVTDGKYKVSAIEGYDISVDGKPVSNLRAGRHTLRVKRMTGKGSLKEIVLERV; this is translated from the coding sequence ATGCTCAGACGATTGCTTTGCGGCTTTACGCTTGCCGCGTTGATGACCCAGTACACACAGGCACAGGGCTTCCTGAAAACAGCGGGCACCCGCATAGTCAATGAAAAGAACGAGAACGTATTACTACGAGGCATCGGCCTTGGCGGCTGGATGTTGCAGGAGGGTTATATGCTGCGCGTAACCGGCAACGGCCAGCAGCAATACCGCATCCGCGAGCGAATGAAAGAACTCACCGGCGAACAGAAAACGCAACAGTTCTATAACGCCTGGCTTGCCAACCATACCACCCGGGCAGACATCGACTCCATGAAAGCCTGGGGCTTTAATTCGGTGCGACTGCCTATGCACTACAACCTTTACATGCTGGATCTGGTAGTGGAATCGGCCGCAGACCCTGTATTCCGCCAGAAAGGATTTGACATGACCGACAGTCTGCTCGCCTGGTGTAAGGCCAACAACATGTATTTGATTCTCGACCTGCATGCCGCCCCTGGCGGACAAGGCAACGACCTGAATATATCGGACCGGGATCCCTCGAAACCATCACTGTGGCAGGACAGGTCCCTGCAGGAAAGGACTATCGCCCTCTGGAAGAAATTAGCAGCACGTTATAAAGACGAACCCTGGATAGGCGGCTATGATATTATCAACGAGCCTAACTGGGGCTTTGAGGACCCGGAAAACGATAAGAACGGCCTGAAAGAAAAGACCAATGCACCGCTGCGCAAACTGATGATGGAGATCACGCAGGCGATCCGCAGTGTAGACAAACGGCACATCATCATCATAGAAGGAAACGGCTGGGGCAATAACTACAATGGTATTTTTCCGCCCTGGGATAATAATATGGTGCTGAGCTATCACAAATACTGGAACTATAATGACGATGCATCAATCGCCCATATCATTAAAGCGAGAGATCAATACAACATTCCGGTATGGCTGGGTGAAACCGGCGAGAACTCCAACGTTTGGTTTACAGAAGCCATACGTTTACTGGAGCGCAACAATATCGGCTGGGCATGGTGGCCGCTGAAAAAGTTGGGGCATAACAACCCGCTGGAAATTCCGATGAACGACAATTATCAGCGCATACTGGATTACTGGTCGGGAAAGGCCGCTGCTCCATCCGCAGAAGCAGCCTTTGCAGGCATGATGCAACTCGCGTCGGATGCGAACATCCGTAATAACATCCTGCACCGCGATGTGATCGATGCGATGATACGGCAGCCCTTCTCTCCCACTGCTATCCCCTTTAAGGAACACCTGTTGCAGGAACGCCTGGTGATCAACGCCATCGACTATGACCTGGGGCCGAACGGCGTGGCCTACTACGACCTCGACACCGCGAACTACCGCATCTCCAATCCCGCTCTGCAAGGCGGCAACAGCGGCCGCAGCTACCGCAACGACGGCGTTGACATCAGCGGCAGTGAAGTGGTGAACTTTGAGGCGGGTGAATGGTTGCAGTATACATTCACGGTGGTGACAGACGGTAAGTACAAAGTGTCAGCTATCGAGGGATATGATATTTCGGTAGATGGGAAGCCTGTATCCAACCTGCGGGCAGGCAGGCATACTTTACGTGTGAAGAGAATGACTGGGAAAGGAAGTTTGAAGGAGATTGTTTTAGAGCGGGTGTAG
- a CDS encoding SusC/RagA family TonB-linked outer membrane protein — protein MRLTVLLMMVACFKVTAASYAQQVTFKGRQVTLEEVFSAVKQQTGYLFFYEGGSMREARPISVNVEKMPLEAFLKDVLRDQPLDYSIENKTIFIRKRVVIPFVTPQDPTVEVTGKLLTSNGEALIGASVGVRGGKALVVADLEGRFRLRAKVGDVLLVRFIGFDDKEVRVTRGGDLGNILVTQSTTKLDETVVQAYGFTSKRMNTGNIEKVSAKEIENTVVDNPVLALQGRVAGVIVTQTSGVPGAPIKVEIRGRTQLDGDIGADNEPLFIIDGVPMAVSNMGMSRLTSAAAPAGKYGLNPLSTMNMSDIESMEVLKDADATAIYGSRGANGVILITTKRGKAGATRINADVRSGFSKARVPEMLSTREYLDLRYEALRNDNKTIGAAGNYDLTQWDTTRDSRVAETLIGGTAEFTNASVSMSGGGQAVQYYIGGNYDRQTNVYPGKMPVTQAAAHFNINSSSRDGKFSAQLKGDYSSNVNNAPSTDLTSKINLPPNFQLYDSAGNMAWNEKGINNGDNPLAYLLQQYSAKTDNINGNLMLNYRVTPEFVLRTSLGYNGIFLDELAITPKTSQNPKPNDGRPVTGASRFSTNVFKSWIVEPQAEYTKNIRQHRINVLVGGTLQSQRNDGYNISVTGYTSDDFLGSLTGIVGSNINSLGSTMTQYKYGAFFARANYNYNSKYIVNLSARRDGSSRFGPNYRFSNFGAVGGAWLFTSENFMKDLPKVSYGKLRASYGVTGNDRIGDYKYLDAYTANVFAPTYRDSSALVPSSLFKPDLHWERNKKFEVALELGFLRDRILVNVVRYHNRASDPLVNYPLPSMTGFTTVAANLNGVLIDNKGWEFSFTTANFKKKNFDWTTNFNITLPKNELVRFPDLAKSSYATKYIIGRPLNLVMAAKFLGIDPQNGLYALMDRDKNGTFGFPGDLAPIGDTDPDFYGGMTNTFRYKGFTLDVLLQFNKQLGRNWATSLATSGFTPLPVGGPQNIVKGLGEPWRQPGDQVLMQKYTTITPASNSLYGNYNMQYSDYVYADASFLRVKNVSLGYTLPAEWLKVIKLSNLRLYAQAQNLATFSSLKGGDPESIFLTRLPPLRTVVFGIQVGI, from the coding sequence ATGAGATTAACGGTCCTTTTGATGATGGTGGCCTGTTTTAAAGTAACCGCCGCCAGTTATGCGCAGCAGGTAACTTTTAAAGGACGGCAGGTAACACTGGAGGAAGTGTTCAGCGCTGTGAAGCAGCAAACCGGCTACCTGTTCTTTTATGAAGGCGGCAGCATGCGCGAAGCGCGCCCGATCAGCGTAAACGTGGAAAAGATGCCCCTGGAGGCTTTCCTGAAAGATGTACTGCGCGACCAGCCGTTAGACTACAGCATCGAGAACAAAACAATTTTTATCAGGAAACGAGTGGTAATCCCTTTCGTTACGCCGCAAGACCCGACGGTGGAGGTGACGGGGAAGCTCCTGACCAGTAACGGTGAAGCCTTAATTGGTGCAAGCGTTGGAGTGAGGGGCGGAAAGGCGCTGGTAGTCGCCGACCTGGAAGGTCGCTTCAGGCTGCGCGCCAAAGTAGGCGATGTGCTGTTAGTACGTTTCATCGGTTTTGATGATAAGGAAGTGAGGGTGACACGCGGCGGCGACCTGGGAAATATCCTCGTCACGCAGTCTACCACGAAGCTGGATGAAACGGTGGTGCAGGCTTACGGCTTTACGTCCAAACGTATGAATACCGGTAACATTGAAAAAGTATCTGCAAAAGAGATTGAAAATACAGTGGTGGACAACCCGGTGCTGGCCCTACAGGGCCGCGTGGCGGGCGTGATCGTAACACAAACCAGTGGCGTGCCGGGCGCGCCTATTAAGGTAGAGATCCGTGGTCGTACACAGTTAGATGGGGACATTGGCGCGGATAATGAACCGTTATTCATCATCGATGGTGTGCCGATGGCAGTGAGTAATATGGGTATGAGCAGGCTGACTTCTGCAGCTGCTCCTGCTGGTAAATACGGCCTCAACCCGCTTTCGACGATGAATATGTCTGACATCGAAAGCATGGAGGTGTTGAAAGATGCGGATGCTACTGCGATCTATGGTAGCCGGGGTGCGAATGGCGTGATCCTCATCACGACCAAACGCGGAAAGGCAGGTGCCACACGAATCAACGCCGACGTACGTTCAGGCTTCAGCAAAGCGAGGGTGCCTGAAATGTTAAGTACCCGTGAGTACCTGGACCTGCGCTATGAGGCATTGCGTAATGACAATAAAACGATTGGTGCCGCAGGGAACTATGATCTTACCCAATGGGATACCACGCGCGACAGCCGTGTTGCAGAAACGCTCATCGGTGGTACTGCAGAATTTACCAACGCCAGCGTATCTATGTCCGGAGGTGGCCAGGCAGTCCAATACTATATTGGTGGTAACTACGATAGACAAACCAATGTATACCCAGGTAAAATGCCGGTTACACAGGCTGCTGCACACTTTAATATCAACAGCAGCTCCAGGGACGGCAAATTCAGCGCTCAGCTGAAGGGTGATTACTCCAGCAACGTGAATAATGCACCTTCTACAGACCTCACTAGCAAGATCAACCTGCCGCCGAACTTCCAGTTATATGATTCCGCCGGTAACATGGCCTGGAACGAGAAAGGGATCAACAACGGAGACAATCCGCTGGCATACCTGCTGCAACAATACAGTGCCAAAACCGATAATATCAATGGTAACCTGATGCTGAACTACCGTGTTACACCGGAATTTGTGTTGCGCACTAGTTTAGGTTACAATGGTATTTTCCTGGACGAATTGGCGATTACGCCCAAAACCAGCCAGAATCCCAAGCCTAATGACGGAAGGCCGGTAACGGGTGCTTCGCGTTTCAGCACCAACGTATTTAAAAGCTGGATCGTGGAGCCGCAGGCGGAATACACCAAAAACATCAGGCAGCACCGTATAAATGTGCTGGTGGGCGGCACTCTGCAAAGTCAGCGTAACGATGGCTATAATATCAGTGTAACAGGTTACACCAGCGACGATTTCCTCGGATCGCTGACGGGCATTGTGGGTTCGAACATCAACAGCCTGGGCAGTACGATGACGCAGTATAAGTATGGAGCGTTCTTCGCAAGGGCCAACTATAATTACAATAGTAAGTACATCGTGAATCTTTCTGCCAGGAGAGATGGCTCCAGCCGCTTCGGTCCTAACTACCGCTTCTCCAACTTTGGTGCAGTGGGCGGTGCATGGTTGTTTACCAGCGAAAACTTCATGAAAGACCTGCCGAAGGTCAGCTACGGTAAACTGCGTGCCAGTTATGGTGTAACAGGTAATGACCGTATTGGTGATTATAAATACCTCGACGCTTATACGGCGAACGTTTTTGCGCCTACGTACCGGGATTCAAGTGCCCTGGTGCCGAGTTCTCTGTTCAAGCCAGACTTGCACTGGGAACGTAATAAGAAGTTTGAGGTGGCGTTGGAACTGGGTTTCCTGAGAGATCGTATCCTGGTGAACGTGGTGCGTTATCACAACCGCGCATCCGATCCGCTGGTGAACTACCCGCTGCCTTCGATGACTGGTTTTACGACGGTAGCTGCTAACCTTAACGGGGTGTTGATCGATAATAAAGGATGGGAGTTTTCATTTACGACGGCCAACTTCAAGAAGAAAAATTTCGACTGGACGACCAACTTCAATATTACCCTGCCGAAGAACGAGTTGGTCCGCTTCCCGGACCTCGCGAAAAGCAGTTATGCCACCAAATACATTATTGGCCGGCCGCTGAACCTGGTAATGGCTGCTAAGTTTTTGGGCATTGATCCGCAGAATGGCCTGTACGCACTGATGGACCGTGACAAGAACGGTACGTTTGGCTTCCCGGGCGATCTGGCGCCCATCGGCGACACCGATCCCGACTTCTATGGCGGTATGACTAACACCTTCCGCTATAAAGGATTTACGCTGGATGTATTGCTGCAATTCAATAAACAGTTAGGCAGAAACTGGGCGACCTCATTAGCAACGTCAGGTTTTACGCCGCTGCCTGTCGGCGGACCACAAAACATCGTGAAAGGTTTAGGAGAACCTTGGCGCCAGCCGGGTGATCAGGTGCTCATGCAGAAATATACGACAATCACGCCTGCGTCTAACTCCCTGTACGGCAACTACAATATGCAGTATTCGGATTACGTCTATGCAGACGCTTCTTTCCTGCGCGTAAAGAACGTGTCGCTGGGATATACGCTGCCGGCAGAATGGCTGAAGGTGATCAAGCTAAGTAATCTTCGTCTGTATGCACAGGCACAGAACCTGGCTACCTTCTCTTCATTGAAAGGTGGCGATCCTGAGTCAATTTTCCTGACCCGCCTGCCGCCATTGCGTACGGTGGTATTTGGCATCCAGGTAGGAATTTAA
- a CDS encoding TlpA disulfide reductase family protein produces the protein MRNYITALLCLSALSASAQYSGKFTVKGKLTQKATQDTIYLHYFADGKQMTDSMVTVKGTFQFKGEIKEPVVAYLGFRGARDRRPDNRKLYLQPGTIVLTGTDSVRHGKITGSTINRDAEALDKVVRPYMDSVIALRMKAMRLTKEEKAAPEFKVLEANFREMLDSSEAVRIRYVKAHPKSYTSLETVSNMAGMVIDYEKINPLFLSLDTTLQQLPMGRTLAKRMFVAKNTGIGVKLADFTSKDTSRNDLRMSDVVKTGKVTLIDFWASWCGPCRAENPNVVKAFNAFHDKGFNILSVSLDDKLAYWKQAIVKDGMPWYHVSGLQKWEEPAAKLYGIEGVPDNFLVDGEGRVIARGLRGEALYKKVEAVLKQ, from the coding sequence ATGAGAAATTATATAACAGCACTATTATGCCTGTCTGCCCTCTCTGCCTCCGCGCAGTATAGCGGCAAGTTTACCGTAAAAGGTAAACTAACGCAAAAGGCCACGCAGGACACGATTTACCTGCATTACTTTGCCGATGGTAAACAGATGACGGATTCGATGGTCACCGTAAAGGGAACCTTCCAGTTCAAAGGCGAAATAAAGGAGCCCGTAGTGGCCTACCTGGGCTTCCGTGGCGCCCGCGATCGCCGGCCAGACAATCGCAAGCTTTACCTCCAGCCCGGCACGATCGTACTCACCGGCACCGATTCTGTGCGCCACGGCAAGATCACCGGCTCCACGATCAATCGCGACGCTGAAGCGCTCGACAAGGTGGTACGGCCTTATATGGACAGTGTTATCGCCCTTCGCATGAAGGCCATGCGTTTAACGAAGGAAGAAAAGGCGGCGCCGGAATTTAAGGTGCTGGAGGCTAATTTCCGGGAGATGTTAGACTCCTCGGAAGCCGTGCGCATCCGTTATGTGAAGGCACATCCAAAGTCTTACACCTCCCTCGAAACGGTCAGCAACATGGCCGGCATGGTCATTGATTATGAAAAGATCAACCCGCTGTTCCTGTCGCTCGATACCACGCTGCAACAACTGCCGATGGGTCGTACGCTCGCAAAACGGATGTTCGTGGCAAAGAACACAGGCATTGGTGTAAAGCTGGCGGATTTTACGTCTAAAGACACATCCCGCAACGATTTGCGCATGTCCGATGTAGTGAAAACGGGTAAAGTAACGCTCATTGATTTCTGGGCCAGCTGGTGTGGCCCCTGCAGGGCGGAGAACCCGAATGTGGTAAAAGCGTTTAACGCATTCCACGATAAGGGTTTTAATATCCTCAGTGTGTCGCTCGACGATAAGCTGGCGTACTGGAAGCAGGCGATCGTCAAAGACGGTATGCCCTGGTACCATGTGAGCGGGTTGCAAAAGTGGGAAGAACCTGCTGCCAAATTATATGGCATAGAAGGTGTTCCCGATAACTTCCTGGTCGACGGTGAAGGCCGTGTAATCGCCCGGGGACTGCGTGGCGAAGCCTTGTACAAAAAGGTGGAAGCCGTTTTAAAACAGTAA
- a CDS encoding fibronectin type III domain-containing protein, with protein sequence MNMTLLHKAILCAGAFCFAGAAHAQSDITNLGGTITAQYNNTVQVNENYPNLIDNSTATKYYIPQTNLWVQYQSPFTAVVTQYAITSANDAATRDPRDWTLQGSNNGTSWTTLDTRTAETFATRFLRKTYSFANTNSYLYYRLNITAVNGATATQFAEWELLAATPAAPTGLSVSNISNFRVQLNWTDNATTETNYLVERSQTGSSFRVIATLDSNKTSYIDSSTATGTAYLYRVRTQNAAGVSVATAHASISTTSATVGTDVTDFTNATLSDQYNTGGNEGYLKAFDNSAYGKYLASAASTWVQYYLPGGATLTRYAVTSANDFATRDPKNWVLQGSNNGSTWTTLSTKNNQEFTDRYQRKLYAFVNTTAYTYYRLHITANNGNSLTQFAELELYGTGTGATNSAVPAAPSGLAAMNTDGYQLVLTWTDNSTTETNFRVERSTDSVNWVTDAIVAANNTKYHSRDLTPLTTYYYRLRAENANGGSAYVFTKKATPTGAAPLTWREHWFEHDELLTRTYYNDQIAVYYDSAVSPAINWMFSDFANVWQYTKQNYGSFSDPRLYAVFHSIAGYSGGHPATTYDSAHDYHNTIDLGGQWAERNSWNYGASTHEVAHIVEFSAKNVDGGHSFLIWGDSKWAEIFNYDVYKRLGWNLEAAELLADMETKTDTYPRAGTRWFKNWFYPIYTTADSSDALNRYFDLLAAYFPQRNGQYIRRLNMGEFIHFWSGAAQYNLKNQADTAFGWNDIYEAQFRQAQLDYPFTYPNSLLLASPLAAVAPPRVKLDLPSIWPNPASGTVYLNGPLQEGLYDVGIYSLNGVRVKVLRVSGKNAPVSISGLPNGMYVFVVSDKNKIVYTKKIFVNNK encoded by the coding sequence ATGAACATGACACTTTTACACAAGGCCATCTTGTGTGCGGGAGCGTTTTGTTTTGCCGGTGCTGCTCATGCCCAATCCGATATTACAAACCTCGGAGGCACGATTACCGCGCAATACAACAATACCGTACAAGTCAATGAGAACTACCCTAACCTCATCGACAACAGCACTGCTACGAAGTACTACATTCCACAAACAAATCTTTGGGTACAGTACCAGTCGCCCTTTACCGCCGTGGTTACACAGTATGCCATCACCTCGGCCAATGATGCAGCTACCCGCGATCCGCGCGACTGGACGCTGCAAGGCTCGAACAACGGCACCTCCTGGACCACCCTCGATACCCGCACCGCCGAAACCTTTGCCACCCGCTTTTTGCGCAAGACTTACAGTTTTGCGAATACCAACAGTTACCTGTACTACCGCCTTAACATCACCGCGGTAAACGGCGCTACTGCCACCCAGTTTGCGGAGTGGGAACTACTGGCGGCTACACCGGCGGCACCAACAGGACTATCTGTCAGCAACATCAGCAACTTTCGGGTGCAGCTGAACTGGACAGACAATGCTACTACAGAAACCAATTACCTCGTAGAGCGCAGCCAGACCGGCAGCAGCTTCAGGGTAATAGCGACGCTGGACAGTAACAAAACCAGTTATATCGATAGCAGTACCGCTACCGGCACGGCTTATCTCTACCGCGTTCGTACCCAGAATGCAGCAGGCGTATCGGTGGCTACAGCACATGCTTCTATCTCGACCACTTCGGCCACCGTGGGTACCGACGTAACCGACTTTACCAATGCGACACTCAGCGACCAGTATAATACCGGCGGCAACGAAGGTTATCTGAAAGCCTTTGACAACAGCGCGTATGGTAAATACCTCGCATCGGCTGCCAGCACCTGGGTGCAATATTACCTGCCAGGCGGCGCTACCCTCACCCGTTACGCCGTAACTTCCGCCAACGACTTTGCCACCCGCGACCCTAAAAACTGGGTGTTACAGGGATCGAACAACGGATCTACCTGGACGACGCTGAGTACGAAGAACAACCAGGAGTTTACCGATCGGTACCAGCGTAAACTATATGCGTTCGTTAACACCACCGCTTACACTTACTATCGTTTACATATCACAGCGAACAATGGAAATAGCCTGACACAATTTGCCGAGCTGGAACTGTACGGTACCGGCACCGGCGCTACCAACAGCGCGGTACCGGCGGCACCGTCCGGACTGGCGGCCATGAACACCGATGGCTACCAGCTGGTACTCACCTGGACCGACAACTCGACTACAGAAACCAACTTCCGGGTAGAACGTTCTACCGACAGCGTGAACTGGGTAACCGATGCTATCGTCGCGGCAAACAACACCAAATACCACTCCCGCGACCTCACGCCGCTGACAACTTATTATTACAGGCTGCGTGCAGAAAACGCGAACGGCGGATCGGCTTACGTGTTCACGAAAAAAGCAACACCCACCGGCGCGGCACCACTTACCTGGCGGGAACATTGGTTTGAGCATGACGAGCTACTGACCCGCACTTATTATAATGACCAGATCGCCGTGTACTACGACAGCGCGGTGAGCCCGGCCATTAACTGGATGTTCAGCGACTTTGCGAACGTGTGGCAGTACACGAAACAGAACTACGGCTCCTTCAGCGATCCGCGGTTGTATGCAGTGTTTCACAGCATAGCAGGCTACTCTGGCGGTCACCCGGCTACCACTTACGACTCTGCGCACGATTACCACAATACCATCGACCTGGGCGGACAGTGGGCCGAGCGTAACAGCTGGAACTACGGGGCCAGTACGCATGAAGTAGCGCATATCGTGGAATTCTCTGCGAAAAACGTAGACGGCGGCCACTCCTTCCTGATCTGGGGCGACAGCAAATGGGCAGAGATCTTTAACTACGATGTGTACAAACGCCTGGGCTGGAACCTGGAAGCTGCAGAACTGCTGGCCGACATGGAAACCAAGACAGACACCTACCCACGTGCCGGCACCCGTTGGTTCAAGAACTGGTTCTACCCTATCTACACCACGGCCGACTCGAGCGATGCCCTGAACAGGTATTTCGATCTGCTGGCAGCTTACTTCCCACAAAGGAACGGTCAATACATCCGCAGGCTGAACATGGGTGAGTTTATCCACTTCTGGAGTGGTGCCGCCCAATACAACCTGAAGAACCAGGCGGATACTGCCTTCGGTTGGAATGACATATACGAAGCACAGTTCCGCCAGGCACAATTGGATTATCCGTTCACCTATCCTAACAGCCTGCTGCTGGCATCTCCGTTGGCCGCCGTGGCACCGCCGAGGGTCAAGCTGGACTTACCGTCCATATGGCCGAACCCCGCTTCCGGAACGGTGTACCTCAACGGGCCGTTACAGGAAGGCCTGTACGATGTAGGCATCTACAGTCTTAACGGGGTGCGCGTGAAAGTCTTGAGGGTATCCGGTAAAAACGCACCGGTGAGTATATCGGGCCTGCCCAACGGGATGTACGTATTTGTCGTGAGTGACAAGAACAAGATCGTGTATACGAAGAAGATATTCGTGAACAACAAGTAA
- a CDS encoding RagB/SusD family nutrient uptake outer membrane protein, protein MTFNNKQIRYIAAAAFGLMAWTSCAKFVDVPLPISQISNEAAFANDESTQGAMRGIYAATQNVFGSGPYDGTLSVLLGISSDELTKLSYSTDEQLFFDNNLSAQSSGVRAIWGGAYSYMYMINNLILGVERSKGISATGKANFLGEAHFLRALNNFYLVNLYDSLPMIVTPEYTVNALLSRTAPEKMWDLIVSDLDFAEKNITTGYNIPGLRYRANRDAARALQARVFLYRQQWKEAEEKATSVIESGNFRLEILDSAFLIKSREAILQFANAGTNLYTLETGKLNNTRLSAYTVAAFEPNDRRRTKWVKVTTDGFGSPSKTKITSNLTPMTPEAIPVLRLAEQYLIRAEARAMQDNLPGAIQDVDSIRFRAGLPLLINTNPTIDKEALLLAIEKERQTELFGEMGHRWLDVKRRGQADVIFGARKPRWRKEAAFFPIPFADRQNNPNLGQNPGYE, encoded by the coding sequence ATGACATTTAACAATAAACAAATCAGGTATATCGCTGCCGCAGCATTTGGTTTGATGGCGTGGACAAGTTGCGCCAAATTCGTGGATGTTCCTTTGCCCATCAGCCAGATATCCAACGAGGCTGCCTTCGCGAACGATGAATCCACACAGGGGGCCATGCGCGGCATTTATGCTGCCACACAAAACGTGTTTGGCTCCGGACCATATGATGGTACGCTTTCCGTATTGCTTGGCATTAGCTCCGACGAGTTAACGAAGCTGAGTTACTCCACCGACGAACAGCTGTTTTTTGATAACAACTTGTCGGCTCAATCAAGCGGTGTGAGGGCCATCTGGGGTGGTGCTTATTCGTATATGTACATGATCAACAACCTGATCCTGGGTGTGGAAAGATCAAAAGGCATCAGTGCTACCGGCAAGGCCAACTTCCTCGGAGAAGCGCATTTCTTAAGAGCGTTGAACAACTTCTACCTGGTAAATCTCTACGATTCACTGCCGATGATCGTGACGCCGGAGTACACCGTAAACGCTCTTTTATCACGCACAGCGCCTGAGAAGATGTGGGACCTGATCGTGAGTGACCTCGACTTCGCAGAGAAAAACATCACCACCGGTTACAACATCCCTGGCTTACGCTACCGCGCTAACCGCGATGCCGCAAGAGCGTTACAGGCCCGCGTATTCCTCTACCGCCAGCAGTGGAAAGAGGCGGAAGAGAAAGCAACGTCCGTCATCGAATCAGGCAACTTTCGCCTCGAAATACTGGACAGCGCTTTCCTGATCAAATCAAGAGAAGCGATCCTGCAGTTCGCGAATGCCGGTACTAACCTGTATACGCTCGAAACGGGCAAGCTGAATAACACCCGCCTGAGCGCCTATACGGTGGCTGCCTTTGAACCTAACGACCGTCGCAGAACGAAGTGGGTGAAGGTGACGACAGATGGTTTTGGCTCTCCGTCAAAAACGAAGATTACCAGTAACCTTACGCCGATGACACCCGAAGCTATCCCGGTACTCCGCCTCGCAGAGCAATACCTCATCCGCGCCGAAGCACGCGCTATGCAGGATAATCTGCCCGGTGCCATCCAGGATGTTGACAGCATCCGCTTCCGTGCGGGACTGCCTTTGCTGATCAATACCAATCCCACCATCGATAAAGAAGCATTGTTACTCGCTATCGAAAAGGAACGTCAGACAGAACTGTTTGGCGAAATGGGCCATCGCTGGCTGGATGTGAAACGTCGCGGACAGGCGGATGTCATTTTTGGGGCACGCAAACCAAGATGGCGTAAAGAAGCGGCGTTCTTCCCGATACCTTTCGCCGACAGGCAGAACAACCCGAATCTTGGTCAGAACCCAGGTTACGAATAA